In Candidatus Bathyarchaeia archaeon, the genomic stretch ATTCATATTTAAGAGTTTCGCCACCAATAAATCTAAAATTGCGAATCATGTAAAATGGATGGATAGATATATTTAGTATAGGTAACATGCTACTCTATGTGTAGAACTTATATTCTTTAAGGCTGGTTCTTCTTTATTACATGGGTCAAACGCAAATGGACATCTATCAGATAGTGGACATCCAGGCGGCCTATTTATTGGGGATGGAGGCGGAGCTTCTTTCAGAAGAATACTCCGCTCGGTTCGGTATTTTGGGTCTGCTACTGGCATTGCATGCATTAATGCCCTAGTATAGGGATGGAGTGGTTCACTCAATAAGTCCTTGAGTGTTCCCTGCTCCATTATTTTCCCTAGATACATGACTGCAACTGTTGGATTGGGACCGAAAAACTGCATTAGGCTTATTTCATGCGTAATGAATACTAGGGATATGTTGGTTTTAATGATGGCGTCTCTTAGTGTGCTCATAATTCCACTTTTTAGTGATGCATCAAGCATTGTTGTTGGTTCATCCGCAACTACGTATGTTGGTTTAACTACAAGCGCTCTAGCTATGTTAATTCTTTGTCTTTCACCTCCACTCAATTGTGGTGAATAAAAGTTCAGGTATCTTTCTGGCGGAGTTAAGCCAACGTTCGTCATGAGTTCATGAATTATTTCCATTGCTTCATGCTTATCTCTAGCCAGCTTATGGTATAATGTTGGTTCCATTAAAAGCTGTTTAACTGTTTTAAATGGATTTAAACTGGCATATGGATCCTGCGGGATATATTGGAATAGGCGCCTGTACTCTTTCTTCTTAGCTAACTTAAAGATGTCTTTTCCCTCATATAATACTTCTCCCACGGTTGGCTTTAGTAGAGCTAAAGTTATTTTACCTAAGGTTGTTTTCCCAGAACCGCTTTCGCCAACTAGCCCTATAATTGACGATTTTGGTATCTCAAGATTAATATCTTTTAATGCATAGAACTCTATTGATCTAAGCCCTTTTCTAATGCTAAATTTTCTCGATACATTTTTAACTGTAATCAAGGAATCCGTCATATAGGATCACGCCCTCCAAGAACTTGTATATATGTGGCAAGCCACACGCCTATTTTTCTCAATATTCGTAAGGGAGGGTTCCTTTAAAATGCATATATTGCTTGCATAGGGGCATCTGGGATGAAAAGAGCACCCGCTCGGCAAATTCCTATAATCAATGGATGCACCAGGTATTGGTTTAGGCAGTTTATCAAACTCCCCAAGCTTTGGTACAGCTTCAAGTAGGAGCTTAGTGTATGGATGTAATGGATTATAGAAAATGTCCTCTACACCGCCTTCCTCAACAATTTTGCCAGCATATATCACTGCAACTCTATCTGAAAGATCAGCGACTAATGCTATATCATGAGTTATTAAAACATATGTTAGATTAAAGATTTCACGCAACTTCTTAAGTAGATCAAGTATTGCCCTCTGCGTTAAAACATCTAAAGCTGTCGTAGGCTCATCAAGAATAAGTATTTTTGGGTTCAATAGCAGGGCTAAAGCTATTACAACACGCTGTTTCATCCCCCCGCTTA encodes the following:
- a CDS encoding ABC transporter ATP-binding protein → MTDSLITVKNVSRKFSIRKGLRSIEFYALKDINLEIPKSSIIGLVGESGSGKTTLGKITLALLKPTVGEVLYEGKDIFKLAKKKEYRRLFQYIPQDPYASLNPFKTVKQLLMEPTLYHKLARDKHEAMEIIHELMTNVGLTPPERYLNFYSPQLSGGERQRINIARALVVKPTYVVADEPTTMLDASLKSGIMSTLRDAIIKTNISLVFITHEISLMQFFGPNPTVAVMYLGKIMEQGTLKDLLSEPLHPYTRALMHAMPVADPKYRTERSILLKEAPPPSPINRPPGCPLSDRCPFAFDPCNKEEPALKNISSTHRVACYLY
- a CDS encoding ABC transporter ATP-binding protein, giving the protein MKGGGDIVVDEILLDVKNLRVDFLGVPTVRDVNFKIYGRETLGIIGESGSGKTTLARAIMRILSEDGTISQNSSAIYYGIGNREVDILKLSLTEYSKLIRWKELSMVFQSALNSLNPTLRVRDHFIETAKAHGLSDSSKIMERARELLEAVKLDPDSVLKMFTVELSGGMKQRVVIALALLLNPKILILDEPTTALDVLTQRAILDLLKKLREIFNLTYVLITHDIALVADLSDRVAVIYAGKIVEEGGVEDIFYNPLHPYTKLLLEAVPKLGEFDKLPKPIPGASIDYRNLPSGCSFHPRCPYASNICILKEPSLTNIEKNRRVACHIYTSSWRA